TTTCCGTGAACCGCGGGCTGGCCGGATGGCCGAACCCCCAATCCTCGAACGGCATGCTCAACCATTGCCGGTATCGATCGACCAAGACCGCATATCGTGTCATGGACGTGCGCATCGTCACGCCCTGTTCCTGAAACGACCGAACCGGATCGGCTGCGAACCACTCCGGCACGACGTCATCCGGGCCGATCGTGATGTGGAGGGCGGATCGCGCGCCTTTCTCCAGGTCGAAATGCCGAAGGCCGCGATGCGCTTCCGCCTCCAACCAGATTTCATAGCCGACCTGGACCGGATCCATGGCGGTATCGGCCGTAAACCCGACCAGAAGAAAATAACCGTTCTGCAAAGGGCTTTCCAAACGAACGTCCGGCATTTGAGCAAGCCGGCGGAAGACCTCGCTCGGCCCCTCGCGCTTCACGGAAAAAATCAGACCGGACACCTCCAGGAACACCGCCAGGAGGCAAATCGTAATCAACATATTTCTCATCGGTTTGGATCCCATCTCCTGCCAACTTGGTGTCGGCCCAATGCCATGTTCGACAATCGACCCATCGCTGTGACGCGCACGATGCCGGTTGGATAGAAGGAGCAAGCGATGTGCCATTCTTTCCATCATAGGTCACTTGGGCCCGCCGTAGGAAACGCTTGGCCGAATGCAGGCTTGACCAGAATCGGCTCAGGAAGCCGTTTTGCGCTCATGACATAACTGCCCGCGACCGAAGCAAACGGAACAAAATTGAACTTGACATCGTTTCGACTTGTCTCCTAGAGTGCGGGCCACAACTACGGCCGCCTGGGGAAAGGGAAGAGGGTGAAAATCCCTCGTGGTCCCGCCGCTGTAACTGGGAACGAACTCCGCACAGACCACTGCCGATCGGCGGGAAGGCGCGGAGCATAGGAGGCAGCCCAGAAGCCAGAAGACCTACCCAGGACACTGACTGTCGTTCCCTCGTGGGGTGGGGAACGGTGAGGGTGAAGACGCGGGTGCAATCCTCAGGGTCAGATGTGGCCTTGGGGATTTTTTGTTTGTGAGCCGGTCCCGTCCGTTCTCATCCCTCTCGGCGACCATCCTGTGGTGGCTTGCGATCCAGTCCGTGTTGCCGCCTGGATACGCGGATTCTCCCGGAGCACTCGACATGAAACGCCGCCAACCCGGCATTTTGACTGGCATGCCGTTCATGGCCAACGTCAGCTCGCGGACCTTTGTGGATGACGCCGGACGCAAGGTCTTTTTCGCTGACCCGCCGCGGCGGATCGTCTCGCTGGCTCCCAATATCACGGAAATGTTGTTTGCGCTGGATGCAGGCAGCCGCCTGGTCGGGGTGACCTCGTTCTGCAATTTTCCGCCGGAGGCCGCAGCCCTGCCCAAGGTCGGCGGGGCAACGCCGAATCTAGAACGTGTAATTCGCCTCAATCCGGACCTTCTACTGACGCCGCGCGGGTTCTTGAATGCCGATGCCGTTCGAGAGCTGGAACAACTAAGAATTCCCGTCTTCACATTCGAGACCCACACCCTGGATGACGTGCTCAGACATCTCTCGACGCTGGGCCGGCTTCTTGATCGCGGCAAGACGGCGGATGCGTTGGTGGGGCGTCTGCGCGAACGGATTAAGCGGGTAAGTACACCCTCCGCCGGCCGCCCCCGACCAACAGTGCTCTACGTACTGAACAGCGACCCCCTGATCACCGTCGGACCCGGCAGCTTTATCCACCACGTCATCGAACTTGCGGGCGGCGCCAACATCGCCGCGGACACAGGGACTGCTTATCCACGGCTTTCAATGGAGACGGTGCTGAAGAGAAACCCGGACGTTCTGCTCTTTCCTGCAGGCGAGTCGGAAGCGGTTTCCGAATCTCAGTTGGTCCAGTGGCGAACCTGGTCCGCCTTGTCAGCGGTCAGGCACAACCGGCTTGTGCCAGTGGCCAGCGACCTCCTGGACCGTCCTGGTCCGCGCATCGTCGAAGGGTTGGAACACCTGGCTCAAATATTCCACTCCGATCCCGTTTCTTCCAATCCCGGACCATGAACGTGGTCACGACACCGTCCGATCACGCCACAGATCGTCCGATGGCGCCGCCGCTGGGCGAACAAGACTTGGCCGCCGCCAACCAGGAACCAGTCATTTCCTCGCCATACCGTGCTTGGATCACGATCGGGAGTTTGGCCCTCTGCACCGTTCTGGGCTTTCTGCTCTGCCTACAATTCGGCGCCGAGGCAATTCCTTTCGCCAAATCCGTTCAGGTGCTGCTCGCCGCCTGGTTTCCGACTCATCAGGGAGAGGGTCAATTTGATGCCGAGGCCGCCATCCTGCTCCATTTGCGGGCTCCACGCCTGCTGCTGGCCTTTTGCGTCGGGAGCACCTTAGCCATCGTGGGCGCCACCCTTCAGGCGCTGGTACGGAATCCGCTCGCCGACCCCTACGTGCTCGGCGTCTCCAGCGGCGCCACCTTGGGAGCCACGCTGGCGATGACGTCCGACTGGCTCACGACCGCCCTGGATGGAACCGGCATTTCGGCCGCGGCATTGGCCGGCGCCGTCATGTCCATC
The DNA window shown above is from Nitrospira tepida and carries:
- a CDS encoding ABC transporter substrate-binding protein, whose product is MKRRQPGILTGMPFMANVSSRTFVDDAGRKVFFADPPRRIVSLAPNITEMLFALDAGSRLVGVTSFCNFPPEAAALPKVGGATPNLERVIRLNPDLLLTPRGFLNADAVRELEQLRIPVFTFETHTLDDVLRHLSTLGRLLDRGKTADALVGRLRERIKRVSTPSAGRPRPTVLYVLNSDPLITVGPGSFIHHVIELAGGANIAADTGTAYPRLSMETVLKRNPDVLLFPAGESEAVSESQLVQWRTWSALSAVRHNRLVPVASDLLDRPGPRIVEGLEHLAQIFHSDPVSSNPGP